One Psychrobacillus glaciei genomic region harbors:
- a CDS encoding ABC transporter ATP-binding protein, which produces MKHIKVEKVSKHYKGDGVETRALSDVDVKFTKGEFVSIMGPSGSGKSTLLSIVGTLDQQTSGKLYFDEKLINNLGLDDLADIRFNNIGFVFQQFQLLQTLTALENVLIPLFNRTIHFNKKERAIELLNLVGLSDKLNSFPSQLSGGQQQRVAIARALIAHPDWILADEPTGNLDTQTGNTIFELLQQLNREKKCGVIFVTHDPLLAEKASRVIEMKDGSIIKDREGRSV; this is translated from the coding sequence ATGAAACATATTAAGGTTGAAAAAGTATCAAAACATTATAAGGGTGATGGAGTAGAGACTAGGGCGCTGTCTGATGTGGATGTTAAGTTTACTAAAGGGGAATTTGTTTCAATTATGGGTCCTTCAGGTTCAGGTAAATCTACCTTACTTAGTATTGTAGGGACTTTAGACCAACAAACAAGTGGGAAGCTTTATTTTGATGAAAAACTTATAAATAATCTTGGTTTAGATGACTTGGCTGATATTAGATTTAACAATATTGGTTTTGTCTTTCAACAATTTCAATTATTACAGACATTAACTGCTTTGGAAAATGTATTGATTCCATTATTTAATAGAACTATTCATTTCAATAAAAAGGAGAGAGCAATAGAGTTATTAAATTTAGTAGGACTTTCTGATAAGTTAAATTCATTCCCTTCTCAATTATCTGGTGGTCAACAACAACGTGTTGCTATTGCCCGTGCCCTAATTGCTCACCCAGATTGGATTTTGGCTGATGAGCCGACAGGGAACTTAGATACGCAAACTGGTAACACTATCTTTGAACTACTTCAACAATTAAACAGAGAGAAAAAATGCGGAGTAATCTTTGTCACACATGACCCATTATTAGCGGAAAAAGCAAGTCGAGTTATTGAAATGAAGGATGGGTCAATTATAAAAGACCGTGAAGGTAGATCTGTATGA